In the Gemmatimonadota bacterium genome, TCATGCAACTCGCTCGCGAAGAAGCAGCGCGTCTGGGACACAATTACATCGGCACCGAGCACTTGCTGCTGGGCATCATACGCGGGGGCAAAAGTACAGCTATCCAGGTGCTGACAAATTTGAACTTAAATCTCGAAAGGATCAAGCAATCCATCGACGATTTTGTCGCTTCTTCTGGTAGTTCAATGACGATGGGTGAAGTGCCTTTTACACCCCGCGCAAAACAGATTCTCGAAATTGCTGCCAATGAAGCCAAAGAAATGAAGAGCCGAGTCGTGAGAACCAGCCATCTGCTGTTGGCACTGTTGAAAGATAAAGACGGGGTTGCCGCACAGATTTTGGTCACATTCGGCGTAGATCACAGAACCGCCAAGGAGGAGGTGATTGCCGTTTTGCAAGGAAAATCTTCGGGTGGTAAGCGCGAAAAAAGAAAAAGCAAAACGCCTTTCCTCGATCATTTCGGACGCGATTTAACCGATCTGGCGCGGCAGGGCAAACTCGATCCAACCATTGGTCGCGATCGCGAAATCGAACGGGTGTCACAGATACTTGCCAGACGGAAAAAGAACAACCCTGTACTTGTGGGCGAACCCGGCGTGGGTAAAACACAGATCATCGAGGGATTGGCACAGCGCATTGTAGAACGGCGGGTCCCACAAATTTTGCTGGACAAGCGCGTAGTTACGCTCGATATGGGCGGGATTGTCGCCGGCACAAAATACCGCGGACAGTTTGAAGAGCGCCTGAAAGCTGTGATGAATGAACTTCAGCAAAGCCAGAATGTGATCATTTTTATCGATGAGTTGCACACTATTGTCGGTGCCGGTAGTGCCGAGGGTACGCTGGATGCATCCAATATGTTTAAACCCTCACTTTCCCGCGGCGAATTGCAGTGCATTGGCGCAACGACCTTAGATGAATATCGAAAATATATTGAAAAGGACGGCGCGCTCGAACGGCGGTTCCAGACGATAGTAGTCGATGCCCCTTCAGTGGGTGAGACCATTGAAATTCTCAAGGGCCTAAAAGACAGTTATGAGGCACATCACAAAGTATCGTTTTTACCTGACGCTATCGAAGCAGCAGCGCAAATGGCCGACCGCTATATCAGTGATCGCCACTTGCCCGACAAGGCCATTGATGTAATTGATGAAACGGGAGCGCGGGTGCGATTGTCTCGCCTCAATCCCCCCGAAGAGATCAAAGAAATCGAGATGGCCATTAGTGAGATTACGCGAAAAAAGGATATGGCTGCCGAAAATCAGCAATTTGAAGAGGCGGCAAGGTTGCGCGACCGCGAGAGAGAACTCAAAAACGAACTCGAAAATATGCGCCAGGCGTGGGAAGTACAGGTGACAGATGACGTTGTCGAAGTAACAGAAGAACACATTGCCGAAGTGATTTCGAGCATGACGGGTATTCCCGTGTTTCGGCTGGCACAGGCCGAATCCGAAAGACTGATCAACATGGCGTCTGAGTTGCAAAAGCGGGTGATTGGGCAAGAGGAAGCGGTTTCTACGGTATGTCGCTCCATTCGGCGCACGCGTGCGGGTCTCAAAGACCCCAATCGCCCAATCGGCACGTTTTTGTTCTTGGGCCCCACGGGTATTGGCAAAACGTATTTGGCGCAAGCACTGGCGCAGTATCTGTTTGACGATGAAGATGCACTCGTAACCGTAGATATGTCGGAATATATGGAAAAATTCGCGGTATCTCGGCTCGTTGGTGCGCCACCGGGTTATGTGGGATACGATGAGGGCGGACAGCTAACGGAAAAAGTGCGCCGGCGTCCCTACTCGGTGGTTTTGCTCGATGAAATTGAAAAAGCCCACCCCGATGTATTCAATATCCTCTTACAGGTGTTGGATGAAGGACGTTTGACAGATAGCTTTGGGCGCAAGGTAAATTTCAAAAATACCATTTTGATTATGACATC is a window encoding:
- a CDS encoding ATP-dependent Clp protease ATP-binding subunit; this translates as MQNSMFSDQVKQVMQLAREEAARLGHNYIGTEHLLLGIIRGGKSTAIQVLTNLNLNLERIKQSIDDFVASSGSSMTMGEVPFTPRAKQILEIAANEAKEMKSRVVRTSHLLLALLKDKDGVAAQILVTFGVDHRTAKEEVIAVLQGKSSGGKREKRKSKTPFLDHFGRDLTDLARQGKLDPTIGRDREIERVSQILARRKKNNPVLVGEPGVGKTQIIEGLAQRIVERRVPQILLDKRVVTLDMGGIVAGTKYRGQFEERLKAVMNELQQSQNVIIFIDELHTIVGAGSAEGTLDASNMFKPSLSRGELQCIGATTLDEYRKYIEKDGALERRFQTIVVDAPSVGETIEILKGLKDSYEAHHKVSFLPDAIEAAAQMADRYISDRHLPDKAIDVIDETGARVRLSRLNPPEEIKEIEMAISEITRKKDMAAENQQFEEAARLRDRERELKNELENMRQAWEVQVTDDVVEVTEEHIAEVISSMTGIPVFRLAQAESERLINMASELQKRVIGQEEAVSTVCRSIRRTRAGLKDPNRPIGTFLFLGPTGIGKTYLAQALAQYLFDDEDALVTVDMSEYMEKFAVSRLVGAPPGYVGYDEGGQLTEKVRRRPYSVVLLDEIEKAHPDVFNILLQVLDEGRLTDSFGRKVNFKNTILIMTSNLGTKDLQNAGGLGFGRSDKKSIREKMEERINEEVKKTFNPEFINRLDETVIFNPLDRKEIIQIVDIELEKILARVAERDIDVRLTQGAKSLIAEKGYDPTYGARHLRRTIQKMIEDPMAEEIIMGHFADGCKVRVSKKGDTLSFEGDSIAKEESKEESEDTTEIQMSKKDSNLNTADESGEGNLDEKVGDQDKSGDPVGEEEVVNKDKA